From Abiotrophia defectiva ATCC 49176:
TCTGCCAAATGATAGATAGCTTCCTGTTGGCGCCAGGCTGCCAAGAAGCGACTTTCCAAATCTAGGTAGTCCTGACTAACTGGATAAGGCAAGCGTTGATTGACTAAGCCACGATATTGCCGGAACTTTTCTTCATCACTGCCCGGCACAGGGCTAGCCCCAAGATGACGAATCAGGTCATCCAAATCTTGCGCAAACATGTCAGCCCCACCTCTCTTAGTCTAGCGGATCTGGTAAAGCCAAGAAGGCTGCTTCCTCAACATCAGTCAAGCGCACCAGCCAAGATTCTGCTGGATTGGCTGAGTTAAGCAAGGTTGGCTGATCTTGAGCAGCTGAGTTAACCTCCACAATACGACCAGACAGGGGTGAGAAGATATCTAAAACCGTCTTAGAGGCTTCCAAACTTAAGAGGGAGTCGCCAGCCTCGACTTGGCTTTCGCGGGTAAATTCCACATAGCCGACCGTCCCGACATCGTCTTGTAATTCTGGCGTCATACTGAGGGTGTAGATATCCCCTTCTTTTTCAACCCATAAATAGTTACCTAATTTCTTCATTATAATTCCTCCGATTTCTTATCTTGATTTAGTTGATAGGCTTGTGCTAAAGCCTGGAGTGTTGCTTGGCGATTTTTAATATCTGGCACTAGGGGAATAACCATAAGTTCCTCAAGGTCAAGGCTAGCTGCCAAGTCATCTAGCTGCTGCTTGACTTGATCAAGGGTGCCTACGACCACACGCTGGCGGTTGATTTCTATCTGTGCTCGATCCTCCTGGCTAAGAGGATAAGCGGCCGCCTCCTGAACTGTTGGGAAGGTCTTGAATTCAGCATAATCTTGCTTACCCAGTTGCCAGACATCTAAGGCAGATAGGAGTTGCTGACACTGAATCTCATCTTGACCTAAGACCACAAAGACCGCCAGGCTAGCTTGCGGCCTGTGACCTGCTTCTTGGCAGGCAGCTCGATAGGTAGTTAAAGCGTCTCGGGCACTGGCAAGTGGGTCCTTGCCAGGCGCCAAGAAATAGCCATAGACATAAGCCTGACCCAAACTTCCTGCTAACTGGGCTGACTGAAGGCCAGCCGACAGCAACCAGAGGGCCTCTTGGCTAGGTCCTGCTGCGTGCAAACCAACTGATTCTGGATCCGCCAAGTACTCAACCAAATCAGTCACTTGCTGAGCATAATCTGAACGCTTAAGTTCACCCGTGCCCATCAATTCTCTGACAGAGTTGGTACCTGGATTATTTCCTAAGCCCACATTGACACGCCCTGGGTAGAGAGACCTGAGGGTAGTCACCCACTCTGCTACCTTATAAGGCTGGTAATGAGGTAGCATGATGCCACCCGAACCAATCATAATGCGTTGCGTTTTGCCTAGCAAATGCATAATCATGAGCTCCGGACTGGCGCTGGCAAGAGCCGGCACCTGATGGTGTTCGGCCACCCAGAAACGGTGATAGCCCAATTCATCTGCTAATTGAGCCAGGGCCACTGTCTCCCCTAGGGCTTCTTGACTTGTTCGGCCACTGTCCACCATGGCATAATCCAAAACACTTAGTAACATGTGAGCCCTCCATTCTTATCAATAATTTTATTATCAATCAGACCTAGGGGATTGTCAACTCATGGCGATTGACCAGAAGAATTTTTCGTGCTAACGTGTAAGTATCTGATTATGCTAGCTGCTTGAACAGCTGCCGAAGGAGTGTCTCACATGCCATCCCCCCTGCTTAGCCCACTAGGTCTAGGTGCCCATAGCTTAGCCAATCGCTTCGTCCTCTCACCTATGACTACCAATTCCTCGACCGCGCAAGGCCACATTACCGAAGAAGACTTGGCCTACTCACGCCGCCGGGCTCAATCAGCCCCTCTACAAATCACCGGGGCTGCCTACATTCATCCCCAGGGACAACTCTTCGGATTTGGACCCAGTCTGGCTGAGGATGCCTGTGTTCCTGGTTTGACAAAACTAGCTCAGGCTATGCAGCAAGATGGCGCCAAGGCGCTCATCCAATTGACCCACGCGGGACGATTTGCGGAGCCCTACCTGCGACGTCAGGGCTATGTTTACGGCCCCAGCCCAATGACCCTAAATTCACCTATCCCCCATCAAGTCAAAGCCTTAGATCACTCACAGATAAAGGCTATTATTGGCTACTATGCGGATGCAACGCGACGGGCCATTCAAGCGGGCTTTGCCGGCATCGAGTTATCCAGTGCCCAACGCTTGCTGCCTCAATCCTTCTTGTCTACCTTCTCAAACCAGCGGACGGATGCTTATGGGGCTGATAGTCTAGAAAATCGCGCTCGCTTGATTTTAGAAATTTGGGAGGCCATTATGGAGGTCGTCGAGCGACTGGCACCGCCTGGCTTTATCCTAGGCTATCGCTGTACGCCTGAGGAAACACGTGGCCAAGAAGTCGGCTATACAGTAGAAGAATTCAATCAAGTGACGGATTGGATTTTGGAGCGTGTCCCTCTGGATTATCTCTGCCTGGCGAGTTGGGGACGGGATGTCTTCCGTAACCGCGTGAGAGCTGCGGGCCCCCATCAAGGCCGTCTAATCAACCAAGTAGTCCACGAGCACCTAGCCGGTCGGCTTCCTCTCATGGTAACGGGTGGCATTAATTCTATTGCCAAGGCCCAAGAAGCTTTAGAACATGCTGAATTAGTGGGAATTTCTACCCCCTTTGTGGCGGATCCAGACTTTGTCAATAAGTTTGCTGCAGGAGATCCTAATCCGATTAATCTGCAGATTAGTCCTGAAGACTTGGCAGACTTGGCTATTCCCCAAGCCGCCTTCAAGGACATTGTCCGCATGATGGATATCGGCCAAGCCCTGCCACAAGATACTCGCGACCAATTCCGCAAGCTAGAGCAGAATTATAAGGGCGATAAGACCTTCAAAGAAGTTTAAACTTCCTATTATATAACTAGAAAAAGAGGCTGGAATATCCAGCCTCTTTGCTTGTCTTAACGACGTTTCTTCAATTTTTTGAGTTTGCGCTGTAAGTCCTTTTCAGCCTTACGTTTAGCTAACTGTTCGGGTGTCATGAAGTCGGTATCGCTCATACCGCCACCACCCATACCTGGTAAGCCACCGCCGCCTTGTTGGAGTTGGGCCATCATTTTCTTCATACCGCCCATCTTACCATTAGACATTTGGCTCATCATATCGCGTGACTGATTGAACTGTTTAATCATGCGGTTAACATCGGCTAGCGACTGACCACAACCAGCTGCAATCCGTTTTCGACGGCTCTGAGAAATAATATCTGGATTCTCACGTTCAGCTGGTGTCATGGAGAGGACAATGGCCTTAACACGCGCCATATCCTTCTGGTTGACATCTAGTTCATCCAGGCCAGGAATCTTGTTAATCCCAGGGATTAACTTAATCAAGTCCTTGAGCGGGCCCATCTTGTTGACTTGGTCCATTTGCTCGATAAAGTCATTAAAGTCAAAACTATTGGCCTTAATCTTATCTGCCATCTCTTGGGCGCGGGCTTCATCAAACTCCTGTTGAGCCTTCTCAATCAGGGTCATCATGTCCCCCATACCCAGAATCCGGCTGGACATGCGGTCTGGGTAGAATGGCTCTAGGGCATCGAGTTTCTCACCTTGCCCGGTAAACTTAATTGGTCGGTCAATGATTGAGCGAATCGATAAGGCCGCCCCGCCCCGGGTATCCCCATCTAATTTGGTGATAATCACCCCGGTAATATCCAGAGAATCGTTAAAGGCCTTGGCCACGTTGACCGCGTCTTGACCGGTCATGGCATCTACTGTCAGAAGAATTTCGTGCGGGTTAACCGCTGCCTTAATTTGGCGCAACTCTTCCATCAGAGTCTCATCGACATGCAGACGACCTGCCGTATCGATTAAGACCACATCATTACCTTGTATACGGGCTTGAGCCACCGCTTGACGGGCAATTTCAACGGGGCTAACATCAGAACCTAAGCTAAAGACATCAAAACCGAGTTGCTGACCAATGGTTTGGAGCTGGGCAATGGCCGCTGGACGGTAAATATCGCCCGCTACCAGTAAAGGACGCTTCTTGCCTTGGGCTTGGACGTATTTGGCCAATTTACCCACGGTTGTCGTCTTCCCGGCCCCTTGGAGACCAGCCATCATGATAATAGTTGGTGGTTGGGTTGCAAAGTTAAGTGGCACCTGTTCGCCACCCATGAGGGCGGTTAATTCTTCGTCAACAATCTTGACTACTTGTTGAGCGGGTGATAATGAAGCCAAGACATCTGAGCCTAAGGCCCGTTCATTGACTGTCTTAACAAAACTCTTCACCACTTGGAAGTTAACGTCGGCCTCTAAGAGGGCTAGACGAATCTCCCGCATCATCTGTCTTAAGTCTGCTTCGCTAATGGTACCTCCGGCACCAATGCCGCTAATGGCATTCTGCAAGCGTTCGGATAATCCTTCAAACGCCATTGTTTTCCTCCTTCTTGGCTAGCACTCAACTAGCCCCATGTTTTGATTTTATCTTGTTCATAAGTACAGGATCAAGCTACTGATCCATTGCCCGAATTTCTGCTAGGAAAGTCTGACCCACCTCATCCGTATGACTGGCTAGCTGGTCTAGCAAGGCTAGTCTTGCCTCTCGACGTGCTAAGAGATGGAGCTGATCTTCATAGTGCTCTAATGTCTGCTCAGCCCGCTTCAAATTATCCCGGACAGCCTGGCGACTAATGTCATAGTGGTCGGCAATTTCGGCCAGGGAAAAATCTTCCTCATAATAGAGGCCAAGCATAGCTTGTTGCTTATCAGTTAAGAGCCCGCCGTAAAAACCAAGCAGCTGGTTGACCCGCATTACTTTTGCTAAATCCATTAGAGCCGCCTACCCTTCAGGATATTGGATATAGGCAGCCAGGCGATTGGCCAAATCCGTTGAAGTTGCATGTTCTAAGAGCTCCGCCAATTCATGGACTTCCGTCTTAGTATAGCCTAGTTTGTGCTCTAAGAAATATTCCCAGATTTCATGCTTACGCACTAATTCAATGGCTAATTTCTTGCCTTGAGGCGTCAGCATGGCCCCACTATAAGGCTTATAGGCAACCAAGCCTTCTTGGGCCAATTTAGTAATCATCTCACTCACCGAAGGAGGGGCTACATTGAGACCAGTGGCAATTTCCTTGTTAGAAACATATTGGCCATGACCTGCCTCGTGAATGAACTTAAGGTAGTCTTCTTGACTTTGGCTTTTTTTCATTGCGACACCTCGTCTCCTAATCCTTCTTGTCTTATTCTACCATGTTTCTAGAGTCAAGACAAACTGGATTAGGCCTGCCTAAGTCTTATTGTTATAAAAACAACCTAGTGCCCAAAGAGCACTAGGTTATTTTAGCTATCTGCTTGCAAAAATGATAAGAGGTAAGGTTCTAGAATAAAAGCCACACTTACCCCAACTGCCCAGGACAAGGGATAATCGGCTAAGAAGGCAGGACCAGTTGCCGGCCCAAAGCCAAAGATCAGCAGCTTGAAATAGATGGTCACAACCGCCGCGACTATCGCACAAATCATGGCGTTCGTTGCCAAACGCAAAGGCCAGCCGCTTAATGACAGAGTTGACTTAAGTGGCTTGGTGATCAAGTCAAAAGGAAAGCCCACGCCGACCAAGACACTGATAATAATGGCTTGTGTCGTATCCACGGCCAACTGCCCCCAAGAAAACTGACTATATTTTATTAAAATAGCGGCTGAAATGGCCGTACTAGCAAAGATGGATAAAAGTAGATTATATTGAATGACAAACTTAAAGGAAGATTGTTTTTCCATAGGACCTCCTCAAACAGATAGATTGTTAACATCTTATCCTACCCTAAAAAAATCCCACACGCAAGTAAAGTTTTCCTTAAGATTGCGATAATCCAAATAGCAGCGACTTCATCTCCATTACAAAAAGAGGCCAGGCTAACCCAACCTCTCGCTATCTTAATTTTTTACTTCTAGAACATCCTTGACCAAGCTGTACATATAGGCTTCGGCATCAAACTTCTTCAAATCAGTCGCCTTCTCACCGAGACCAATGTACTTAACTGGAATATCTAATTCATAGCGAATGGAGAGGACCACGCCCCCTTTGGCTGTCCCGTCCAACTTAGTCAGCACCAAGCCAGTAATTTCAGTTGCTTCATTGAATTGTTTGGCCTGGATGAGCGCATTTTGCCCGGTTGTCGCGTCCAAAGCTAATAGGACTTCTTGGACCCCATTTGGGTTCTCACGCTCAATAATCCGCTTAATCTTAGCCAATTCTTCCATGAGATTGGCCTTGGTCTGTAAACGACCGGCCGTATCGACTAAGAGATAGTCATAACCTTCAGCGTTGGCTTTCTTAACCGCATCATAGACAACCGCAGCCGGGTCACCTTGGGCCTTGCCCGTTACCACTGGAATATCCAGACGCTCGCCCCAGACATTCAGTTGCTCGACAGCACCAGCCCGGAAGGTATCGGCAGCTGCCATGAGGACCTTGTGACCTTCTTGCTTGAGCTGATAACCAATCTTACCGACCGATGTTGTTTTCCCTACCCCATTAACCCCGACAAAGAGGATAACCGTCGGACCATCTGGGTTCTCCTTAAGTGAAACCAGATTTTGGCCGCCTCGCTCATAGACTTGAACCATTTTTTCAAGGAGTACGCGCTTGACATCTTCTGGCTTGTGGACCCCTGTCCGTTCGATTTCATCACGAATGGCATCAGTAATAGCGATAGTCATCGCAAAACCAACGTCCGCCCCGATAAAGGCTTCTTCCAAGTCCTCATAGAACTCCTCATCCACTTCACGGAAACTTGTGAAGAGGTTGGTCATAATATCAGTGAAGTTGCGACGAGTCTTGGCTGTCCCTTGGTCGTAGGAGTCAATGACTATCTGGTCTTCTTTTTTTACTTCTTCTTCTTTGACAACGGCATCTTCCCCGGTAAAGGCACGCCGTATACGATCAAATAACCCCATGGGTTCACCCCTTTCTAAGTCTTAGCTGACTTTTGGTTTACACAATAAATTTATGAATAGCGTGAGCCACGCCATCTTCCTCATTAGTTAAGGAGACATATTGGGCAGCTTCCTTAACTTGTTCAGTCGCGTTGCCCATGGCTACGCCTAGACCAGCTAATTCAATCATAGACAGGTCGTTTTCCTGGTCGCCCATGGTCATCATTTCTTGTGGACTAATGTCTAAGAGCTCCCCTAACTTAGCTAGGGTATCACCCTTGCTGACGCCTTTTTTCATGACTTCAAGGAAGAAGGAACGCGACTTGAAGACAGCGTATTGATCCTTGAAGGCTGGGTCCAACTTAGGAATTTGGGCATCCAAATGCTCCTGAGTGGTGACAATGACGAATTTATTAAAGGCGTGATCTGGATCAAAGGTCCTATAGTCTTGGACCACACTCGGTACATTGGTGACATTTTCCAAATAGAGGGATGGATAGCCTGCCGGATAGGCAGTCGGCTCATAGAGACGATCGGCATCAATGACATTAATTGGTAAATCCAAATCTTGTGTCACTTGATACCAAGCCAAGACATCTGATGTCCCTAGGGTATTAGAGACTAATACCTGGCCATCCTGAGCCTTTTGGACCATACCACCGTTGAAGGTCACAATGTAATCTTCTGGGTCTACCAAGCCTAAATCAGCTAGGAAATGTTTCATGGCAAAGTAAGGTCGGCCGGTACAGAGCACTACCTTGACCCCCTTGGATTTAGCATAGGCTAGTGCCTGGCGGTTAGCCTGGGATACTTCTTTTTGAGCATTGAGTAAGGTACCATCGAGGTCAATGGCAATTAGCTTAATCATAGCCTTCCTCCTTCTATAAATGGATCTGAATCTAATACTTAGTCGTAGTTGGCTTCACTCAAACGTACTGAAGCCAACTTGGAAACACCGGATTGCTCCATGGTAACCCCATAGAGCACGTCGGCATGTTCCATAGTCCCCTTACGGTGAGTAATGACGATGAACTGCGTATTTTCGGTAAAGTTCTGCAAATATTGGCCATAACGGAAGACGTTGGCATCATCCAAGGCCGCCTCCACTTCGTCCAAGACACAGAAGGGAACAGGACGCGTCTCCAGAATGGCAAACAAGAGCGCAATGGCAGTAAAGGCCCGCTCCCCCCCGGATAGGAGGGCTAAATGCTGCTTACGTTTGCCTGGCGGTTGGGCGATAATGTCAATCCCTGTTGTCAACAAATCACTTGGATCAGTCAATTGCAGGGCGGCTTCCCCACCGGCAAAGAGTTTCTTAAAGATTTTCTGGAATTGCTGGTTGATTTGATGGAAGGCCTCGCTGAATCGCTTGATTACTTCCGCATCCATCTCATCCATGGTTTCTTGTAATTGTCCCATAGCAGTCAGCAGATCGGTTTCTTGCTCTCGTAAATGAGTGTAACGCTCATCTAGGGCAGCATAATCGTCAATGGCTGCCAAGTTAATGGGACCCAGATTGTCAATTTGACGCTTAATGTCCTTAACTTGCTGGCTGACTTGACTGGCATCTTCTAGCTGACTAGCTTCTGTCTTGGCTGCTTCATAGGTTAGTTGATATTCTTGGCTTAAATAATCCAAGTGAGAATCAATCAGGGATTCATTTTTCTCAATCTGAGCCTGTGCTCGCGCTTCATCCTTATAAAGTTGTTGAAGCTGACCTTGGAGTTGGCGATCTTCTTGTTCATGAGACCGATAGGTCTCGTTGAGAACCCGCCGCGCTTCTCTTAATGCTGTCAGTTCCGCCTGTTGCTCCTGAGCCGTGGCCTCTAAGTCCGCTAATTGCTCTAGCACATCAGCCGATTGACGCTCTAATTCAGCTAAATCGGCAGTATTCTTGTCTGCCAGATTCTCATGCTGCATAAGGAAATTCTGACGTTCCTCTAATTGACTCTTAGCTGTTGCCAGGTCATGTCGCAACTGCCGCACTTCTACTTGCTTAACGGCTTCTTGAGTCCGGTAGTGGGATAGCGAGGCATCTAGAACTTGTAGTTGCTGTTGACGATCCTCTTCGCTCAAGTTCAATTGTTGTAAATCCTGACTGAGACGGGCAATAGCCGCTTGGGCTGCCACTAAGTCTTCCTGAGCTTGTGCATAGTGGGCTTCCGCATTGGCAATAGTCTGGCTAAGCTGGCTGACTTCGTCTTGGGCAATCATTTGATGTTGAGATTGATGCTTGACTTGGCTAGCCAAGTGACCTAGCCCTTCTTGGGCTTGTTGGAAGGCTAAATCTGCTTGACTCATGTTCAGTCGAGCGGCTTCCACCTGTCCCTGCAAGTCTTGAATTTGTACTTGGAAAGCTTGCCATTCAGCTTCCGCCTGAGCTCGGTCCTTGATGACTTGCGCTAGGTCGGCCTTGGCTGCTTCATACTCTTGGTTACGGGCTAACATGGAGCTAGTTTGTTGCTTCTGGCGTCCACCAGTGATGGAACCACCCGGCATGAGAACTTCTCCATCCAGGGTTACAATCTTGACCTGATGCTTAAGGGCTTTAGCTAGACTTTGGGCCGCTTCGATACGGTCACAGACTAAGGTGGTCCCCAGCAAATTAGCCACAATTATCTGGTTCACTGAATCATACTCCACTAAATCAGAAGCTAGGCCAATAAAACCAGCAGTCTGACTAGCTGTTTGGATTTGTCCAGCCCCTAGATGGCGGGCCTTCATGCTAGCACGAGGCAGGAAGGTAGCACGCCCTGCTTGGGCTTGCTTAAGGTAGGCAATGGCCGCCCTGGCAGCCGCATCATCTGTTACGACTACATGTTGGACACTAGCACCTAGGGCCGTATCAATGGCTACTTGGTAGTCAGCCGGCACCTTAATCAGGTCTGCCACTGTCCCTTCAATTCCCTGCAATTGCTTTTTACGCTTCATAATGGCTTTGACGCCTGCGTAATAACCCGCATAGTCTGCTTGCAGCTGGGCCAAGGATTGGACCTTAGCATCCAACATCTGGCTTTGACGCTCAAATTGGAAGAGTTTGGCCTGCAAGGCTTCACGTTGGCTATTGCCTTGGCGCAACTGTTCATTGAGGGTTTGGAAGGCTTGACGGGCACTAGCTTGAGTCTCACGACTGCTTTCGTAGCGTTCCTGAGCCTTCAGGTACTGACTCTCTAA
This genomic window contains:
- a CDS encoding glycine cleavage system protein H, with product MKKLGNYLWVEKEGDIYTLSMTPELQDDVGTVGYVEFTRESQVEAGDSLLSLEASKTVLDIFSPLSGRIVEVNSAAQDQPTLLNSANPAESWLVRLTDVEEAAFLALPDPLD
- a CDS encoding MsnO8 family LLM class oxidoreductase — translated: MLLSVLDYAMVDSGRTSQEALGETVALAQLADELGYHRFWVAEHHQVPALASASPELMIMHLLGKTQRIMIGSGGIMLPHYQPYKVAEWVTTLRSLYPGRVNVGLGNNPGTNSVRELMGTGELKRSDYAQQVTDLVEYLADPESVGLHAAGPSQEALWLLSAGLQSAQLAGSLGQAYVYGYFLAPGKDPLASARDALTTYRAACQEAGHRPQASLAVFVVLGQDEIQCQQLLSALDVWQLGKQDYAEFKTFPTVQEAAAYPLSQEDRAQIEINRQRVVVGTLDQVKQQLDDLAASLDLEELMVIPLVPDIKNRQATLQALAQAYQLNQDKKSEEL
- a CDS encoding NADH-dependent flavin oxidoreductase produces the protein MPSPLLSPLGLGAHSLANRFVLSPMTTNSSTAQGHITEEDLAYSRRRAQSAPLQITGAAYIHPQGQLFGFGPSLAEDACVPGLTKLAQAMQQDGAKALIQLTHAGRFAEPYLRRQGYVYGPSPMTLNSPIPHQVKALDHSQIKAIIGYYADATRRAIQAGFAGIELSSAQRLLPQSFLSTFSNQRTDAYGADSLENRARLILEIWEAIMEVVERLAPPGFILGYRCTPEETRGQEVGYTVEEFNQVTDWILERVPLDYLCLASWGRDVFRNRVRAAGPHQGRLINQVVHEHLAGRLPLMVTGGINSIAKAQEALEHAELVGISTPFVADPDFVNKFAAGDPNPINLQISPEDLADLAIPQAAFKDIVRMMDIGQALPQDTRDQFRKLEQNYKGDKTFKEV
- the ffh gene encoding signal recognition particle protein, with product MAFEGLSERLQNAISGIGAGGTISEADLRQMMREIRLALLEADVNFQVVKSFVKTVNERALGSDVLASLSPAQQVVKIVDEELTALMGGEQVPLNFATQPPTIIMMAGLQGAGKTTTVGKLAKYVQAQGKKRPLLVAGDIYRPAAIAQLQTIGQQLGFDVFSLGSDVSPVEIARQAVAQARIQGNDVVLIDTAGRLHVDETLMEELRQIKAAVNPHEILLTVDAMTGQDAVNVAKAFNDSLDITGVIITKLDGDTRGGAALSIRSIIDRPIKFTGQGEKLDALEPFYPDRMSSRILGMGDMMTLIEKAQQEFDEARAQEMADKIKANSFDFNDFIEQMDQVNKMGPLKDLIKLIPGINKIPGLDELDVNQKDMARVKAIVLSMTPAERENPDIISQSRRKRIAAGCGQSLADVNRMIKQFNQSRDMMSQMSNGKMGGMKKMMAQLQQGGGGLPGMGGGGMSDTDFMTPEQLAKRKAEKDLQRKLKKLKKRR
- the ylxM gene encoding YlxM family DNA-binding protein, whose product is MDLAKVMRVNQLLGFYGGLLTDKQQAMLGLYYEEDFSLAEIADHYDISRQAVRDNLKRAEQTLEHYEDQLHLLARREARLALLDQLASHTDEVGQTFLAEIRAMDQ
- a CDS encoding metal-dependent transcriptional regulator encodes the protein MKKSQSQEDYLKFIHEAGHGQYVSNKEIATGLNVAPPSVSEMITKLAQEGLVAYKPYSGAMLTPQGKKLAIELVRKHEIWEYFLEHKLGYTKTEVHELAELLEHATSTDLANRLAAYIQYPEG
- the ftsY gene encoding signal recognition particle-docking protein FtsY → MGLFDRIRRAFTGEDAVVKEEEVKKEDQIVIDSYDQGTAKTRRNFTDIMTNLFTSFREVDEEFYEDLEEAFIGADVGFAMTIAITDAIRDEIERTGVHKPEDVKRVLLEKMVQVYERGGQNLVSLKENPDGPTVILFVGVNGVGKTTSVGKIGYQLKQEGHKVLMAAADTFRAGAVEQLNVWGERLDIPVVTGKAQGDPAAVVYDAVKKANAEGYDYLLVDTAGRLQTKANLMEELAKIKRIIERENPNGVQEVLLALDATTGQNALIQAKQFNEATEITGLVLTKLDGTAKGGVVLSIRYELDIPVKYIGLGEKATDLKKFDAEAYMYSLVKDVLEVKN
- a CDS encoding Cof-type HAD-IIB family hydrolase, whose amino-acid sequence is MIKLIAIDLDGTLLNAQKEVSQANRQALAYAKSKGVKVVLCTGRPYFAMKHFLADLGLVDPEDYIVTFNGGMVQKAQDGQVLVSNTLGTSDVLAWYQVTQDLDLPINVIDADRLYEPTAYPAGYPSLYLENVTNVPSVVQDYRTFDPDHAFNKFVIVTTQEHLDAQIPKLDPAFKDQYAVFKSRSFFLEVMKKGVSKGDTLAKLGELLDISPQEMMTMGDQENDLSMIELAGLGVAMGNATEQVKEAAQYVSLTNEEDGVAHAIHKFIV
- the smc gene encoding chromosome segregation protein SMC; this translates as MYLARIEMTGFKSFADKTVIEFDRGMTAVVGPNGSGKSNLSEAIRWVLGEQSAKSLRGNKMEDVIFNGTQARKAVNLAKVTLVLNNEDRYLDYDFSEISITRSYNRNGESQYFINNEAVRLKDIVDLLLDSGLGKNSFAMISQGKVESIFLNKPEERRSIFEEAAGVQKYQFRKQEAERKLSKSSDHLSRVRDIIHELELQLKPLKQQQEAALLYLEQKEALKQLEISLYVYQVEQYRDAWQAAKAKNQAVSQELAQVTAQLEALTAQLEQEQASLEDYIQQIEQASERNQAQVQVIEQTRAKQQMLDQQIQFNTSNLHEKQLSYQQHQAEAQALTERLSALKEEEGKVQLEMAEIKQHLAKLESERSSLAGLSEDQAERLRADLIDAYQAEASAKNQLAHQEQIKQQAQARLAHYQAQAAQAQADQGDLESQYLKAQERYESSRETQASARQAFQTLNEQLRQGNSQREALQAKLFQFERQSQMLDAKVQSLAQLQADYAGYYAGVKAIMKRKKQLQGIEGTVADLIKVPADYQVAIDTALGASVQHVVVTDDAAARAAIAYLKQAQAGRATFLPRASMKARHLGAGQIQTASQTAGFIGLASDLVEYDSVNQIIVANLLGTTLVCDRIEAAQSLAKALKHQVKIVTLDGEVLMPGGSITGGRQKQQTSSMLARNQEYEAAKADLAQVIKDRAQAEAEWQAFQVQIQDLQGQVEAARLNMSQADLAFQQAQEGLGHLASQVKHQSQHQMIAQDEVSQLSQTIANAEAHYAQAQEDLVAAQAAIARLSQDLQQLNLSEEDRQQQLQVLDASLSHYRTQEAVKQVEVRQLRHDLATAKSQLEERQNFLMQHENLADKNTADLAELERQSADVLEQLADLEATAQEQQAELTALREARRVLNETYRSHEQEDRQLQGQLQQLYKDEARAQAQIEKNESLIDSHLDYLSQEYQLTYEAAKTEASQLEDASQVSQQVKDIKRQIDNLGPINLAAIDDYAALDERYTHLREQETDLLTAMGQLQETMDEMDAEVIKRFSEAFHQINQQFQKIFKKLFAGGEAALQLTDPSDLLTTGIDIIAQPPGKRKQHLALLSGGERAFTAIALLFAILETRPVPFCVLDEVEAALDDANVFRYGQYLQNFTENTQFIVITHRKGTMEHADVLYGVTMEQSGVSKLASVRLSEANYD